Proteins encoded in a region of the Leopardus geoffroyi isolate Oge1 chromosome E2, O.geoffroyi_Oge1_pat1.0, whole genome shotgun sequence genome:
- the CNFN gene encoding cornifelin isoform X1 codes for MQFEMHDNVKGKAMSYPVTSQPQCASSCYQTQLSDWHTGLTDCCNDMPVCLCGTFAPLCLACRISDDFGECCCAPYLPGGLHSLRTGMRERYHIQGSVGHDWAALTFCLPCALCQMARELKIRE; via the exons ATGCAGTTTGAGATGCACGACAACGTGAAAGGCAAAG CCATGTCCTACCCAGTGACCAGCCAGCCCCAGTGTGCCAGCAGCTGCTACCAGACCCAGCTCAGTGACTGGCACACCGGACTCACAGACTGCTGCAACGACATGCCTGTCT GTCTGTGCGGCACTTTCGCCCCTCTGTGCCTCGCCTGCCGCATCTCGGACGACTTCGGGGAGTGCTGCTGCGCGCCCTACCTGCCCGGAGGCCTGCACTCCCTGCGCACTGGCATGCGGGAGCGCTACCACATCCAG GGCTCTGTCGGGCACGACTGGGCGGCCCTCACCTTTTGTTTGCCCTGCGCCCTCTGTCAGATGGCGCGGGAATTGAAGATCCGGGAGTAA
- the CNFN gene encoding cornifelin isoform X2: MSYPVTSQPQCASSCYQTQLSDWHTGLTDCCNDMPVCLCGTFAPLCLACRISDDFGECCCAPYLPGGLHSLRTGMRERYHIQGSVGHDWAALTFCLPCALCQMARELKIRE; encoded by the exons ATGTCCTACCCAGTGACCAGCCAGCCCCAGTGTGCCAGCAGCTGCTACCAGACCCAGCTCAGTGACTGGCACACCGGACTCACAGACTGCTGCAACGACATGCCTGTCT GTCTGTGCGGCACTTTCGCCCCTCTGTGCCTCGCCTGCCGCATCTCGGACGACTTCGGGGAGTGCTGCTGCGCGCCCTACCTGCCCGGAGGCCTGCACTCCCTGCGCACTGGCATGCGGGAGCGCTACCACATCCAG GGCTCTGTCGGGCACGACTGGGCGGCCCTCACCTTTTGTTTGCCCTGCGCCCTCTGTCAGATGGCGCGGGAATTGAAGATCCGGGAGTAA
- the LIPE gene encoding hormone-sensitive lipase isoform X4, translated as MESVWGTGPSRAAGAPASKRAKDESKSRSRRRWRKGKNKASRLTHSMDLHTMTQSLVTLAEDNMAFFSSQGPGETARRLSGVFAGIREQALGLEPALGRLLSVAHLFDLDAETPANGYRSLVHTARCCLAHLLHKSRYVASNRRSIFFRTSHNLAELEAYLAALTQLRALAYYAQHLLATNQPGGLFFEGDEGLTADFLREYVTLHKGCFYGRCLGFQFTPAIRPFLQTISIGLVSFGEHYKRKETGLGVTASSLFTSGRFAIDPELRGAEFERIIQNLDVHFWKAFWNITEIEVLSSLANMTSTTVRVSRLLSLPPEAFEMPLTADPKLTVTISPPLAHTGPGPVLVRLISYDLREGQDSEELSSLVKSEGPRSLELRPRPQQAPRSQSLVVHIHGGGFVAQTSKSHEPYLKSWAQELGTPILSIDYSLAPEAPFPRALEECFYAYCWAVKHCALLGSTGERICLAGDSAGGNLCFTMSLRAAAFGVRVPDGIMAAYPATMLQSTASPSRLLSLMDPLLPLSVLTKCVSAYAGGEIEDHSDPNQKALGMMGLVQRDTALLFRDLRLGASSWLHSFLDLSGHKSHTNSVPMAEPMRRSVSEAALAQPEGPLGTDSFKSLTLHDLSLKGNSDTSGSPELSLSAETLGPSMPSNVNFLPGPDARKDAKAPGELRAKDRGQGVLANFPEGFHPRRTSQGPTRMPIYSSPIVKNPFMSPLLAPDSMLQSLPPVHIVACALDPMLDDSVMFARRLRGLGKPVTLCVVEDLPHGFLSLAALCRETRQAAALCVERIRLILTQPAAPAAPATPTEPRV; from the exons CCTCACGGCTCACGCACAGCATGGACCTGCACACGATGACACAGTCGCTGGTGACTCTGGCGGAAGACAACATGGCCTTCTTCTCGAGCCAGGGCCCTGGGGAAACAGCAAGACGGCTGTCGGGAGTCTTTGCGGGCATCCGGGAGCAGGCGCTGGGGCTGGAGCCAGCCCTGGGCCGCCTACTGAGCGTGGCGCACCTCTTTGACCTGGACGCAGAGACGCCAGCCAATGGGTACCGGAGCCTGGTGCACACAGCCCGCTGCTGCCTGGCGCACCTGCTACACAAATCGCGCTACGTGGCCTCCAACCGCCGCAGCATCTTCTTCCGCACCAGCCACAACCTAGCAGAACTCGAGGCCTACCTGGCTGCCCTCACCCAGCTCCGGGCCCTAGCCTACTATGCCCAGCACCTGCTGGCCACCAACCAGCCCGGGGGACTCTTCTTTGAGGGCGACGAGGGGCTCACTGCTGACTTCCTGCGCGAGTACGTCACTCTGCATAAGGGCTGCTTCTATGGCCGCTGCCTGGGCTTCCAG TTCACACCCGCCATCCGGCCATTCCTGCAGACCATCTCCATCGGGCTGGTGTCCTTCGGGGAGCACTATAAGCGCAAGGAAACAGGCCTTG GTGTGACAGCCAGCTCCCTCTTCACCAGCGGCCGCTTCGCCATCGACCCAGAGCTACGCGGGGCTGAGTTTGAGCGGATCATACAGAACCTAGATGTGCACTTCTGGAAAGCCTTCTGGAACATCACTGAAATAGAGGTGCTCTCG TCTCTAGCGAACATGACATCCACCACCGTGAGAGTAAGCCGCCTGCTCAGTCTGCCACCAGAGGCCTTTGAAATGCCGCTGACTGCTGACCCCAAGCTCACAGTCACCATCTCACCCCCGCTGGCGCACACGGGCCCAGGGCCGGTCCTTGTCAGGCTCATCTCCTATGACCTACGTGAAGGACAG gaCAGCGAGGAGCTCAGCAGCCTGGTGAAGTCCGAGGGTccccggagcctggagctgcgGCCACGCCCCCAGCAGGCTCCCCGTTCACAGTCCCTGGTGGTGCACATCCATGGCGGCGGCTTCGTGGCCCAGACTTCCAAATCCCACGAGCCCTACCTCAAGAGTTGGGCCCAGGAGCTGGGCACCCCCATCCTCTCCATCGACTACTCCCTGGCCCCCGAGGCCCCCTTCCCCCGGGCACTGGAGGAGTGCTTCTATGCTTACTGCTGGGCTGTCAAGCACTGCGCCCTCCTCG GCTCAACAGGGGAGCGGATATGCCTCGCAGGGGACAGCGCAGGTGGGAACCTCTGCTTTACCATGTCCCTGAGGGCAGCAGCCTTCGGGGTGCGGGTGCCAGATGGCATCATGGCAGCTTACCCGGCCACAATGCTACAATCTACCGCCTCTCCCTCCCGCCTTCTGAGCCTCATGGACCCCCTGCTGCCCCTCAGTGTGCTCACCAAGTGTGTCAGCGCCTATGCTG GTGGAGAGATAGAGGACCACTCCGACCCGAACCAGAAAGCGCTGGGCATGATGGGGCTGGTGCAGCGGGACACAGCCCTGCTCTTCCGAGACCTCCGCCTGGGTGCCTCCTCATGGCTCCACTCCTTCCTGGACCTGAGTGGGCACAAGTCCCACACGAACTCAGTGCCCATGGCAG AACCAATGCGGCGCAGTGTGTCTGAGGCAGCACTGGCCCAGCCCGAGGGCCCGCTGGGCACGGACTCCTTCAAGAGCCTGACActacatgacctgagcctaaaggGCAACTCTGACACATCGGGCAGTCCTGAGCTGTCACTGTCTGCAGAGACACTGGGCCCCTCCATGCCCTCCAATGTCAACTTCTTACCTGGCCCTGATGCACGCAAAGACGCTAAAGCACCAGGTGAGCTGagggccaaggacagaggccAGGGCGTGCTTGCCAACTTCCCTGAGGGTTTCCACCCCAGGCGCACCAGCCAGGGCCCCACTCGGATGCCCATCTACTCCTCACCCATCGTCAAGAACCCTTTCATGTCGCCGCTGCTGGCACCTGACAGCATGCTACAGAGCCTGCCGCCCGTGCACATTGTG GCGTGCGCGCTGGACCCCATGCTGGACGACTCGGTCATGTTCGCGCGGCGGCTGCGCGGCCTGGGCAAGCCCGTGACCCTGTGCGTGGTGGAGGACCTGCCGCACGGCTTCCTGAGCCTGGCGGCGCTGTGCCGGGAAACGCGGCAGGCCGCGGCGCTGTGCGTGGAACGCATCCGTCTCATCCTCACTCAgcccgccgcgcccgccgcgcccgccACACCCACCGAGCCGCGGGTCTGA
- the LIPE gene encoding hormone-sensitive lipase isoform X3 → MDLHTMTQSLVTLAEDNMAFFSSQGPGETARRLSGVFAGIREQALGLEPALGRLLSVAHLFDLDAETPANGYRSLVHTARCCLAHLLHKSRYVASNRRSIFFRTSHNLAELEAYLAALTQLRALAYYAQHLLATNQPGGLFFEGDEGLTADFLREYVTLHKGCFYGRCLGFQFTPAIRPFLQTISIGLVSFGEHYKRKETGLGVTASSLFTSGRFAIDPELRGAEFERIIQNLDVHFWKAFWNITEIEVLSSLANMTSTTVRVSRLLSLPPEAFEMPLTADPKLTVTISPPLAHTGPGPVLVRLISYDLREGQDSEELSSLVKSEGPRSLELRPRPQQAPRSQSLVVHIHGGGFVAQTSKSHEPYLKSWAQELGTPILSIDYSLAPEAPFPRALEECFYAYCWAVKHCALLGSTGERICLAGDSAGGNLCFTMSLRAAAFGVRVPDGIMAAYPATMLQSTASPSRLLSLMDPLLPLSVLTKCVSAYAGGEIEDHSDPNQKALGMMGLVQRDTALLFRDLRLGASSWLHSFLDLSGHKSHTNSVPMAEPMRRSVSEAALAQPEGPLGTDSFKSLTLHDLSLKGNSDTSGSPELSLSAETLGPSMPSNVNFLPGPDARKDAKAPGELRAKDRGQGVLANFPEGFHPRRTSQGPTRMPIYSSPIVKNPFMSPLLAPDSMLQSLPPVHIVACALDPMLDDSVMFARRLRGLGKPVTLCVVEDLPHGFLSLAALCRETRQAAALCVERIRLILTQPAAPAAPATPTEPRV, encoded by the exons ATGGACCTGCACACGATGACACAGTCGCTGGTGACTCTGGCGGAAGACAACATGGCCTTCTTCTCGAGCCAGGGCCCTGGGGAAACAGCAAGACGGCTGTCGGGAGTCTTTGCGGGCATCCGGGAGCAGGCGCTGGGGCTGGAGCCAGCCCTGGGCCGCCTACTGAGCGTGGCGCACCTCTTTGACCTGGACGCAGAGACGCCAGCCAATGGGTACCGGAGCCTGGTGCACACAGCCCGCTGCTGCCTGGCGCACCTGCTACACAAATCGCGCTACGTGGCCTCCAACCGCCGCAGCATCTTCTTCCGCACCAGCCACAACCTAGCAGAACTCGAGGCCTACCTGGCTGCCCTCACCCAGCTCCGGGCCCTAGCCTACTATGCCCAGCACCTGCTGGCCACCAACCAGCCCGGGGGACTCTTCTTTGAGGGCGACGAGGGGCTCACTGCTGACTTCCTGCGCGAGTACGTCACTCTGCATAAGGGCTGCTTCTATGGCCGCTGCCTGGGCTTCCAG TTCACACCCGCCATCCGGCCATTCCTGCAGACCATCTCCATCGGGCTGGTGTCCTTCGGGGAGCACTATAAGCGCAAGGAAACAGGCCTTG GTGTGACAGCCAGCTCCCTCTTCACCAGCGGCCGCTTCGCCATCGACCCAGAGCTACGCGGGGCTGAGTTTGAGCGGATCATACAGAACCTAGATGTGCACTTCTGGAAAGCCTTCTGGAACATCACTGAAATAGAGGTGCTCTCG TCTCTAGCGAACATGACATCCACCACCGTGAGAGTAAGCCGCCTGCTCAGTCTGCCACCAGAGGCCTTTGAAATGCCGCTGACTGCTGACCCCAAGCTCACAGTCACCATCTCACCCCCGCTGGCGCACACGGGCCCAGGGCCGGTCCTTGTCAGGCTCATCTCCTATGACCTACGTGAAGGACAG gaCAGCGAGGAGCTCAGCAGCCTGGTGAAGTCCGAGGGTccccggagcctggagctgcgGCCACGCCCCCAGCAGGCTCCCCGTTCACAGTCCCTGGTGGTGCACATCCATGGCGGCGGCTTCGTGGCCCAGACTTCCAAATCCCACGAGCCCTACCTCAAGAGTTGGGCCCAGGAGCTGGGCACCCCCATCCTCTCCATCGACTACTCCCTGGCCCCCGAGGCCCCCTTCCCCCGGGCACTGGAGGAGTGCTTCTATGCTTACTGCTGGGCTGTCAAGCACTGCGCCCTCCTCG GCTCAACAGGGGAGCGGATATGCCTCGCAGGGGACAGCGCAGGTGGGAACCTCTGCTTTACCATGTCCCTGAGGGCAGCAGCCTTCGGGGTGCGGGTGCCAGATGGCATCATGGCAGCTTACCCGGCCACAATGCTACAATCTACCGCCTCTCCCTCCCGCCTTCTGAGCCTCATGGACCCCCTGCTGCCCCTCAGTGTGCTCACCAAGTGTGTCAGCGCCTATGCTG GTGGAGAGATAGAGGACCACTCCGACCCGAACCAGAAAGCGCTGGGCATGATGGGGCTGGTGCAGCGGGACACAGCCCTGCTCTTCCGAGACCTCCGCCTGGGTGCCTCCTCATGGCTCCACTCCTTCCTGGACCTGAGTGGGCACAAGTCCCACACGAACTCAGTGCCCATGGCAG AACCAATGCGGCGCAGTGTGTCTGAGGCAGCACTGGCCCAGCCCGAGGGCCCGCTGGGCACGGACTCCTTCAAGAGCCTGACActacatgacctgagcctaaaggGCAACTCTGACACATCGGGCAGTCCTGAGCTGTCACTGTCTGCAGAGACACTGGGCCCCTCCATGCCCTCCAATGTCAACTTCTTACCTGGCCCTGATGCACGCAAAGACGCTAAAGCACCAGGTGAGCTGagggccaaggacagaggccAGGGCGTGCTTGCCAACTTCCCTGAGGGTTTCCACCCCAGGCGCACCAGCCAGGGCCCCACTCGGATGCCCATCTACTCCTCACCCATCGTCAAGAACCCTTTCATGTCGCCGCTGCTGGCACCTGACAGCATGCTACAGAGCCTGCCGCCCGTGCACATTGTG GCGTGCGCGCTGGACCCCATGCTGGACGACTCGGTCATGTTCGCGCGGCGGCTGCGCGGCCTGGGCAAGCCCGTGACCCTGTGCGTGGTGGAGGACCTGCCGCACGGCTTCCTGAGCCTGGCGGCGCTGTGCCGGGAAACGCGGCAGGCCGCGGCGCTGTGCGTGGAACGCATCCGTCTCATCCTCACTCAgcccgccgcgcccgccgcgcccgccACACCCACCGAGCCGCGGGTCTGA
- the LIPE gene encoding hormone-sensitive lipase isoform X5, with translation MEGRHLLLGAEGAIHPEARQASRLTHSMDLHTMTQSLVTLAEDNMAFFSSQGPGETARRLSGVFAGIREQALGLEPALGRLLSVAHLFDLDAETPANGYRSLVHTARCCLAHLLHKSRYVASNRRSIFFRTSHNLAELEAYLAALTQLRALAYYAQHLLATNQPGGLFFEGDEGLTADFLREYVTLHKGCFYGRCLGFQFTPAIRPFLQTISIGLVSFGEHYKRKETGLGVTASSLFTSGRFAIDPELRGAEFERIIQNLDVHFWKAFWNITEIEVLSSLANMTSTTVRVSRLLSLPPEAFEMPLTADPKLTVTISPPLAHTGPGPVLVRLISYDLREGQDSEELSSLVKSEGPRSLELRPRPQQAPRSQSLVVHIHGGGFVAQTSKSHEPYLKSWAQELGTPILSIDYSLAPEAPFPRALEECFYAYCWAVKHCALLGSTGERICLAGDSAGGNLCFTMSLRAAAFGVRVPDGIMAAYPATMLQSTASPSRLLSLMDPLLPLSVLTKCVSAYAGGEIEDHSDPNQKALGMMGLVQRDTALLFRDLRLGASSWLHSFLDLSGHKSHTNSVPMAEPMRRSVSEAALAQPEGPLGTDSFKSLTLHDLSLKGNSDTSGSPELSLSAETLGPSMPSNVNFLPGPDARKDAKAPGELRAKDRGQGVLANFPEGFHPRRTSQGPTRMPIYSSPIVKNPFMSPLLAPDSMLQSLPPVHIVACALDPMLDDSVMFARRLRGLGKPVTLCVVEDLPHGFLSLAALCRETRQAAALCVERIRLILTQPAAPAAPATPTEPRV, from the exons ATGGAGGGGAGACACCTTCTTCTGGGAGCGGAGGGGGCCATCCACCCAGAAGCCAGGCAAG CCTCACGGCTCACGCACAGCATGGACCTGCACACGATGACACAGTCGCTGGTGACTCTGGCGGAAGACAACATGGCCTTCTTCTCGAGCCAGGGCCCTGGGGAAACAGCAAGACGGCTGTCGGGAGTCTTTGCGGGCATCCGGGAGCAGGCGCTGGGGCTGGAGCCAGCCCTGGGCCGCCTACTGAGCGTGGCGCACCTCTTTGACCTGGACGCAGAGACGCCAGCCAATGGGTACCGGAGCCTGGTGCACACAGCCCGCTGCTGCCTGGCGCACCTGCTACACAAATCGCGCTACGTGGCCTCCAACCGCCGCAGCATCTTCTTCCGCACCAGCCACAACCTAGCAGAACTCGAGGCCTACCTGGCTGCCCTCACCCAGCTCCGGGCCCTAGCCTACTATGCCCAGCACCTGCTGGCCACCAACCAGCCCGGGGGACTCTTCTTTGAGGGCGACGAGGGGCTCACTGCTGACTTCCTGCGCGAGTACGTCACTCTGCATAAGGGCTGCTTCTATGGCCGCTGCCTGGGCTTCCAG TTCACACCCGCCATCCGGCCATTCCTGCAGACCATCTCCATCGGGCTGGTGTCCTTCGGGGAGCACTATAAGCGCAAGGAAACAGGCCTTG GTGTGACAGCCAGCTCCCTCTTCACCAGCGGCCGCTTCGCCATCGACCCAGAGCTACGCGGGGCTGAGTTTGAGCGGATCATACAGAACCTAGATGTGCACTTCTGGAAAGCCTTCTGGAACATCACTGAAATAGAGGTGCTCTCG TCTCTAGCGAACATGACATCCACCACCGTGAGAGTAAGCCGCCTGCTCAGTCTGCCACCAGAGGCCTTTGAAATGCCGCTGACTGCTGACCCCAAGCTCACAGTCACCATCTCACCCCCGCTGGCGCACACGGGCCCAGGGCCGGTCCTTGTCAGGCTCATCTCCTATGACCTACGTGAAGGACAG gaCAGCGAGGAGCTCAGCAGCCTGGTGAAGTCCGAGGGTccccggagcctggagctgcgGCCACGCCCCCAGCAGGCTCCCCGTTCACAGTCCCTGGTGGTGCACATCCATGGCGGCGGCTTCGTGGCCCAGACTTCCAAATCCCACGAGCCCTACCTCAAGAGTTGGGCCCAGGAGCTGGGCACCCCCATCCTCTCCATCGACTACTCCCTGGCCCCCGAGGCCCCCTTCCCCCGGGCACTGGAGGAGTGCTTCTATGCTTACTGCTGGGCTGTCAAGCACTGCGCCCTCCTCG GCTCAACAGGGGAGCGGATATGCCTCGCAGGGGACAGCGCAGGTGGGAACCTCTGCTTTACCATGTCCCTGAGGGCAGCAGCCTTCGGGGTGCGGGTGCCAGATGGCATCATGGCAGCTTACCCGGCCACAATGCTACAATCTACCGCCTCTCCCTCCCGCCTTCTGAGCCTCATGGACCCCCTGCTGCCCCTCAGTGTGCTCACCAAGTGTGTCAGCGCCTATGCTG GTGGAGAGATAGAGGACCACTCCGACCCGAACCAGAAAGCGCTGGGCATGATGGGGCTGGTGCAGCGGGACACAGCCCTGCTCTTCCGAGACCTCCGCCTGGGTGCCTCCTCATGGCTCCACTCCTTCCTGGACCTGAGTGGGCACAAGTCCCACACGAACTCAGTGCCCATGGCAG AACCAATGCGGCGCAGTGTGTCTGAGGCAGCACTGGCCCAGCCCGAGGGCCCGCTGGGCACGGACTCCTTCAAGAGCCTGACActacatgacctgagcctaaaggGCAACTCTGACACATCGGGCAGTCCTGAGCTGTCACTGTCTGCAGAGACACTGGGCCCCTCCATGCCCTCCAATGTCAACTTCTTACCTGGCCCTGATGCACGCAAAGACGCTAAAGCACCAGGTGAGCTGagggccaaggacagaggccAGGGCGTGCTTGCCAACTTCCCTGAGGGTTTCCACCCCAGGCGCACCAGCCAGGGCCCCACTCGGATGCCCATCTACTCCTCACCCATCGTCAAGAACCCTTTCATGTCGCCGCTGCTGGCACCTGACAGCATGCTACAGAGCCTGCCGCCCGTGCACATTGTG GCGTGCGCGCTGGACCCCATGCTGGACGACTCGGTCATGTTCGCGCGGCGGCTGCGCGGCCTGGGCAAGCCCGTGACCCTGTGCGTGGTGGAGGACCTGCCGCACGGCTTCCTGAGCCTGGCGGCGCTGTGCCGGGAAACGCGGCAGGCCGCGGCGCTGTGCGTGGAACGCATCCGTCTCATCCTCACTCAgcccgccgcgcccgccgcgcccgccACACCCACCGAGCCGCGGGTCTGA
- the LIPE gene encoding hormone-sensitive lipase isoform X2 yields MKSKPSGEDWRPGDPAGEERDQVVDIPQRNREAAKFGGGSTARLEAPGGGRSDSSATASRLTHSMDLHTMTQSLVTLAEDNMAFFSSQGPGETARRLSGVFAGIREQALGLEPALGRLLSVAHLFDLDAETPANGYRSLVHTARCCLAHLLHKSRYVASNRRSIFFRTSHNLAELEAYLAALTQLRALAYYAQHLLATNQPGGLFFEGDEGLTADFLREYVTLHKGCFYGRCLGFQFTPAIRPFLQTISIGLVSFGEHYKRKETGLGVTASSLFTSGRFAIDPELRGAEFERIIQNLDVHFWKAFWNITEIEVLSSLANMTSTTVRVSRLLSLPPEAFEMPLTADPKLTVTISPPLAHTGPGPVLVRLISYDLREGQDSEELSSLVKSEGPRSLELRPRPQQAPRSQSLVVHIHGGGFVAQTSKSHEPYLKSWAQELGTPILSIDYSLAPEAPFPRALEECFYAYCWAVKHCALLGSTGERICLAGDSAGGNLCFTMSLRAAAFGVRVPDGIMAAYPATMLQSTASPSRLLSLMDPLLPLSVLTKCVSAYAGGEIEDHSDPNQKALGMMGLVQRDTALLFRDLRLGASSWLHSFLDLSGHKSHTNSVPMAEPMRRSVSEAALAQPEGPLGTDSFKSLTLHDLSLKGNSDTSGSPELSLSAETLGPSMPSNVNFLPGPDARKDAKAPGELRAKDRGQGVLANFPEGFHPRRTSQGPTRMPIYSSPIVKNPFMSPLLAPDSMLQSLPPVHIVACALDPMLDDSVMFARRLRGLGKPVTLCVVEDLPHGFLSLAALCRETRQAAALCVERIRLILTQPAAPAAPATPTEPRV; encoded by the exons ATGAAATCTAAGCCAAGTGGAGAGGACTGGAGGCCAGGGGACCCAGCTGGGGAGGAGCGGGACCAAGTTGTGGATATCccacagaggaacagagaggcagCTAAGTTTGGAGGGGGTTCCACAGCCAGACTTGAGGCACCAGGAGGGGGCAGGAGTGACTCCTCAGCTACAG CCTCACGGCTCACGCACAGCATGGACCTGCACACGATGACACAGTCGCTGGTGACTCTGGCGGAAGACAACATGGCCTTCTTCTCGAGCCAGGGCCCTGGGGAAACAGCAAGACGGCTGTCGGGAGTCTTTGCGGGCATCCGGGAGCAGGCGCTGGGGCTGGAGCCAGCCCTGGGCCGCCTACTGAGCGTGGCGCACCTCTTTGACCTGGACGCAGAGACGCCAGCCAATGGGTACCGGAGCCTGGTGCACACAGCCCGCTGCTGCCTGGCGCACCTGCTACACAAATCGCGCTACGTGGCCTCCAACCGCCGCAGCATCTTCTTCCGCACCAGCCACAACCTAGCAGAACTCGAGGCCTACCTGGCTGCCCTCACCCAGCTCCGGGCCCTAGCCTACTATGCCCAGCACCTGCTGGCCACCAACCAGCCCGGGGGACTCTTCTTTGAGGGCGACGAGGGGCTCACTGCTGACTTCCTGCGCGAGTACGTCACTCTGCATAAGGGCTGCTTCTATGGCCGCTGCCTGGGCTTCCAG TTCACACCCGCCATCCGGCCATTCCTGCAGACCATCTCCATCGGGCTGGTGTCCTTCGGGGAGCACTATAAGCGCAAGGAAACAGGCCTTG GTGTGACAGCCAGCTCCCTCTTCACCAGCGGCCGCTTCGCCATCGACCCAGAGCTACGCGGGGCTGAGTTTGAGCGGATCATACAGAACCTAGATGTGCACTTCTGGAAAGCCTTCTGGAACATCACTGAAATAGAGGTGCTCTCG TCTCTAGCGAACATGACATCCACCACCGTGAGAGTAAGCCGCCTGCTCAGTCTGCCACCAGAGGCCTTTGAAATGCCGCTGACTGCTGACCCCAAGCTCACAGTCACCATCTCACCCCCGCTGGCGCACACGGGCCCAGGGCCGGTCCTTGTCAGGCTCATCTCCTATGACCTACGTGAAGGACAG gaCAGCGAGGAGCTCAGCAGCCTGGTGAAGTCCGAGGGTccccggagcctggagctgcgGCCACGCCCCCAGCAGGCTCCCCGTTCACAGTCCCTGGTGGTGCACATCCATGGCGGCGGCTTCGTGGCCCAGACTTCCAAATCCCACGAGCCCTACCTCAAGAGTTGGGCCCAGGAGCTGGGCACCCCCATCCTCTCCATCGACTACTCCCTGGCCCCCGAGGCCCCCTTCCCCCGGGCACTGGAGGAGTGCTTCTATGCTTACTGCTGGGCTGTCAAGCACTGCGCCCTCCTCG GCTCAACAGGGGAGCGGATATGCCTCGCAGGGGACAGCGCAGGTGGGAACCTCTGCTTTACCATGTCCCTGAGGGCAGCAGCCTTCGGGGTGCGGGTGCCAGATGGCATCATGGCAGCTTACCCGGCCACAATGCTACAATCTACCGCCTCTCCCTCCCGCCTTCTGAGCCTCATGGACCCCCTGCTGCCCCTCAGTGTGCTCACCAAGTGTGTCAGCGCCTATGCTG GTGGAGAGATAGAGGACCACTCCGACCCGAACCAGAAAGCGCTGGGCATGATGGGGCTGGTGCAGCGGGACACAGCCCTGCTCTTCCGAGACCTCCGCCTGGGTGCCTCCTCATGGCTCCACTCCTTCCTGGACCTGAGTGGGCACAAGTCCCACACGAACTCAGTGCCCATGGCAG AACCAATGCGGCGCAGTGTGTCTGAGGCAGCACTGGCCCAGCCCGAGGGCCCGCTGGGCACGGACTCCTTCAAGAGCCTGACActacatgacctgagcctaaaggGCAACTCTGACACATCGGGCAGTCCTGAGCTGTCACTGTCTGCAGAGACACTGGGCCCCTCCATGCCCTCCAATGTCAACTTCTTACCTGGCCCTGATGCACGCAAAGACGCTAAAGCACCAGGTGAGCTGagggccaaggacagaggccAGGGCGTGCTTGCCAACTTCCCTGAGGGTTTCCACCCCAGGCGCACCAGCCAGGGCCCCACTCGGATGCCCATCTACTCCTCACCCATCGTCAAGAACCCTTTCATGTCGCCGCTGCTGGCACCTGACAGCATGCTACAGAGCCTGCCGCCCGTGCACATTGTG GCGTGCGCGCTGGACCCCATGCTGGACGACTCGGTCATGTTCGCGCGGCGGCTGCGCGGCCTGGGCAAGCCCGTGACCCTGTGCGTGGTGGAGGACCTGCCGCACGGCTTCCTGAGCCTGGCGGCGCTGTGCCGGGAAACGCGGCAGGCCGCGGCGCTGTGCGTGGAACGCATCCGTCTCATCCTCACTCAgcccgccgcgcccgccgcgcccgccACACCCACCGAGCCGCGGGTCTGA